Proteins from a genomic interval of Paenibacillus sp. FSL H8-0048:
- the ribD gene encoding bifunctional diaminohydroxyphosphoribosylaminopyrimidine deaminase/5-amino-6-(5-phosphoribosylamino)uracil reductase RibD encodes MDKMNDEFYMSLALDMAERAQGQTGINPVVGCVVVKDGAMIGIGTHLQRGTGHAEVHALNMAAGKAQGSTAYVTLEPCSHYGITPPCSQRLIDEGVARVVVACEDPNPQVAGRGIAMLREQGIDVEVGLLRGRALRLNEKFIKYIMTKQPFVTLKSASTLDGKIATRTGDSKWISNAEAREIVHTLRHRHQGIMVGVNTVIADNPSLTTRLDVPGRNPLRIIIDSSLRLPMDSAVVKDGLAPTVVVTTEAADPDRRAALQAAGVEVVAAGSGPRVDLQAAMAALGAMEIGSILLEGGGMLNGAMLAEGLVDRVVLFFAPKIVGGGAEAAGTFDFGGVELMRDAIQLEGLEVEVLGDNVCISGTPVPQH; translated from the coding sequence ATGGATAAGATGAACGATGAGTTTTACATGTCCCTTGCGCTGGATATGGCGGAGCGGGCACAGGGACAGACCGGAATTAATCCTGTGGTCGGCTGCGTAGTCGTGAAGGACGGCGCCATGATCGGGATTGGAACCCATCTGCAGCGCGGGACCGGACACGCCGAGGTGCATGCGCTTAATATGGCAGCCGGTAAAGCACAAGGCAGTACGGCCTATGTTACGCTGGAGCCTTGCAGCCATTACGGCATTACCCCTCCTTGCAGCCAGCGTCTGATTGACGAAGGGGTGGCGAGAGTGGTTGTTGCCTGTGAGGACCCCAACCCTCAGGTGGCGGGCCGGGGAATTGCGATGCTGCGCGAGCAGGGGATTGATGTTGAAGTAGGCCTCCTGCGGGGCCGGGCGCTGCGGCTGAATGAGAAGTTCATCAAGTATATTATGACGAAGCAGCCGTTCGTAACCCTTAAGAGCGCAAGCACACTGGACGGCAAAATCGCCACCCGGACCGGAGACAGTAAGTGGATCTCGAATGCTGAGGCACGGGAGATCGTACATACCCTGCGTCACCGCCATCAGGGGATTATGGTCGGGGTGAATACGGTGATTGCCGATAACCCTTCGCTGACGACCAGACTGGATGTGCCCGGACGGAATCCGCTGCGGATTATCATCGATTCCTCGCTGCGCCTTCCAATGGACAGCGCGGTGGTCAAGGATGGCCTCGCGCCTACGGTGGTCGTGACGACAGAGGCAGCTGATCCTGACCGCAGAGCAGCACTGCAGGCTGCAGGGGTAGAGGTCGTTGCTGCGGGCAGCGGTCCGCGTGTGGATCTGCAGGCGGCTATGGCTGCGCTCGGTGCAATGGAGATTGGGTCTATTCTGCTGGAAGGCGGCGGGATGCTGAATGGGGCGATGCTTGCGGAAGGATTGGTTGACCGGGTGGTCCTCTTCTTCGCGCCCAAGATTGTCGGCGGCGGCGCGGAAGCAGCGGGGACCTTCGACTTCGGAGGTGTGGAGCTGATGCGTGATGCCATCCAGCTTGAAGGATTGGAAGTGGAGGTGCTCGGGGATAATGTGTGTATCAGCGGCACCCCGGTTCCTCAGCATTAA
- the mscL gene encoding large conductance mechanosensitive channel protein MscL, with product MWKEFKSFAMKGNVLDLAVAVIIGAAFGKIVTSLVGDIIMPLIGLISGGIDLKGLSFGIGEAEVKYGMFLQTVVDFFIISFSIFMVVKLSTRFRRKETVKVEVVETPAPAPDVVLLTEIRDLLRADKQRETGV from the coding sequence ATGTGGAAGGAATTCAAAAGCTTCGCTATGAAAGGCAATGTACTTGATCTGGCGGTGGCCGTAATCATTGGTGCGGCATTCGGCAAAATTGTCACCTCGCTGGTAGGAGACATCATTATGCCGCTTATCGGTCTGATCAGCGGAGGTATTGATCTGAAGGGGCTAAGCTTCGGCATTGGTGAAGCGGAAGTAAAATACGGCATGTTCCTCCAGACCGTAGTCGACTTCTTCATTATTTCTTTCTCCATCTTCATGGTGGTGAAGCTGAGTACCCGGTTCAGACGTAAGGAGACCGTCAAGGTTGAGGTAGTAGAGACACCTGCACCGGCACCGGATGTGGTCCTGCTGACGGAAATCCGCGATCTGCTGAGAGCGGACAAGCAGCGTGAGACGGGTGTATAA
- a CDS encoding collagen binding domain-containing protein, which translates to MVKKRTSLAVVLVLLFVQMVSGLGFTRQATAAATQQDRDIITSVSMAVYGPDGQTVTGSVYDVDSTVKLDYTWSLPNSHGYSQGDSFTFQLPEQFQLFNDIQGGLESDDGTVGTFTVSQATHQVVMTFNDYIESHANVQGTLRINTQFDKKVISGSTVQQILFPVNGGVQTVTVSFKPTVGSTITKKGISSGFNADHIDWTVDVNKRLEPVSGAAVTDPVPAGLALDSTVTLAVYQLNVQLDGTVTQGQLVDSSKYTADVSGGMLKLQFTDPVITGAYRIAYTTQVVSDNLSTFTNTATFTGNGRDPVSASDTVVIERGGSLNKKAVRYDWGTQTINWAIEYNYNNRTISPENAVLTDVFNSSQVLLENTVRIYPVTLNAAGEAAKGTALNAGSDYTVTPVSIESGNGFRLEFKHTVKSAYLIEYTTKAADRVFKDTKITNTVTDSTYSSNATQLIRPIIIYKNLSGVDYNKHTTDWKITFNGDNYPMNEVVVTDSFPQGGQKYISGSLVVRTLSGTVIPSSAYTLIVNSPAQPNEGFKVKFNSPVTGTHTISYQTEFSNDWLTGNTDDFINVARIDWKDSQNKPQWTEASGKFIPNLEVKTNGFKSGAYDASAKELTWTVGVNYNSKFIADPVVTDVLGDGQSLVPGSLKVYKMNIAKNGTHSPGAEVDGNEFSYSVGSGNELRVDFDKAINSPYYIVFKTSLAGQLIGTKVLNTAKLLDGTMKVSEDLNARVDIPHGNEYVFKDGAQNGDKLNWTIAINRTQSHVKDAVITDVPSTNQILLPDSFQLYRTVTAVNGEVTKSGPALQKDTDYTLTISADAQGRQSFVLSFPGDIHSAYVLEYQSLIVANTGDKLVNSVSFTGNNVKLIMKETSKEIIVGVSSGSGTGSGVRGTLNVFKLEAGDVAKPLAGATYELYRLNGSDRVLVNTRTTDAAGIAAFNNLWLGSYVLIETVAPQGYVLDSTEHPVTIGSSAVLNVTLYNKLAEQPTPTVTPVPTETPTPTVTPVPTETPVETTIPTTVPTTVPTTVPTAVPTDSTGPEATPVPTTPAGGPVFTPVPTPAGTFEPGVIIDDSQIPAGPGLPGTPQPSAPAPTVTPAPAAPEVVTPIDDNIPLGNPEVDVEDEEVPQGTVSGTNDGSGRLPQTGESSPLPIYLTGAGLIVGGLILSLVFRRTRKQE; encoded by the coding sequence ATGGTGAAAAAAAGAACAAGCCTGGCAGTGGTTCTGGTCCTGTTATTTGTGCAAATGGTCTCAGGACTGGGCTTCACCCGGCAGGCTACAGCAGCGGCCACCCAGCAGGACCGAGACATTATTACCAGCGTATCCATGGCGGTATATGGTCCGGATGGGCAGACGGTGACAGGCAGTGTGTATGATGTAGACTCCACCGTGAAGCTGGACTATACCTGGTCGCTTCCTAACAGCCACGGCTATAGCCAGGGAGACAGCTTCACTTTCCAGCTTCCCGAGCAGTTCCAGCTCTTCAATGATATTCAGGGCGGGCTGGAATCGGACGATGGGACGGTAGGCACATTTACAGTCAGCCAGGCTACTCATCAGGTAGTGATGACGTTTAACGATTATATCGAGAGTCATGCCAATGTGCAGGGAACCTTACGTATTAATACCCAATTTGACAAAAAAGTGATCAGCGGCAGCACCGTCCAGCAGATTCTATTCCCGGTGAACGGCGGGGTCCAGACGGTTACGGTATCGTTCAAGCCTACTGTAGGCTCGACAATTACCAAGAAGGGAATCTCCAGCGGCTTCAACGCCGATCATATTGACTGGACTGTTGATGTGAACAAGAGACTGGAGCCGGTAAGCGGCGCGGCTGTGACCGACCCGGTTCCTGCCGGGCTGGCACTGGACAGTACGGTTACACTTGCCGTCTATCAGCTGAATGTTCAGCTAGACGGCACGGTTACACAAGGGCAACTGGTAGACAGCAGCAAATATACAGCCGATGTCTCCGGCGGGATGCTGAAGCTTCAGTTCACCGACCCTGTGATTACCGGGGCATACCGTATCGCGTATACAACGCAGGTCGTAAGCGACAACTTGTCCACCTTCACCAACACAGCTACCTTCACAGGGAACGGCCGTGACCCGGTAAGTGCTTCGGATACAGTGGTCATTGAACGCGGAGGCAGCCTTAACAAAAAAGCCGTCCGTTATGACTGGGGCACCCAGACCATCAACTGGGCTATCGAATACAACTACAATAACCGGACGATCTCCCCGGAGAACGCGGTGTTGACAGATGTGTTCAACAGCTCCCAGGTGCTCCTGGAGAACACGGTGCGGATCTATCCGGTTACTCTGAATGCAGCCGGAGAAGCTGCAAAGGGCACGGCTCTTAATGCAGGCAGTGATTACACAGTAACGCCAGTCAGCATCGAATCCGGCAACGGATTCCGACTGGAGTTCAAGCATACAGTGAAATCGGCTTATCTGATCGAATACACGACCAAAGCCGCAGACCGTGTGTTTAAAGATACGAAGATCACCAACACTGTCACTGACAGCACCTATAGCAGCAATGCTACTCAACTGATCCGGCCGATCATTATCTATAAGAATCTGTCCGGGGTGGATTACAACAAACACACAACTGACTGGAAAATCACATTCAACGGTGACAATTATCCAATGAACGAAGTGGTGGTTACCGACAGCTTCCCGCAGGGAGGACAGAAATACATCTCAGGTTCTCTGGTGGTCCGTACGCTATCCGGCACAGTGATCCCTTCATCGGCTTATACTCTGATTGTGAATTCTCCGGCTCAGCCGAATGAAGGCTTCAAGGTGAAATTCAATTCACCCGTTACAGGTACTCATACCATTAGTTATCAGACGGAATTCAGCAATGACTGGCTTACCGGAAATACGGATGATTTCATCAACGTGGCCCGGATTGACTGGAAGGACAGCCAGAACAAGCCACAATGGACAGAAGCCAGCGGGAAGTTTATTCCTAATTTAGAGGTGAAGACCAACGGGTTCAAATCCGGGGCGTACGATGCTTCGGCCAAAGAACTGACTTGGACCGTAGGCGTCAATTACAACAGCAAATTCATTGCCGATCCTGTAGTGACGGATGTACTGGGTGACGGACAGTCTCTGGTACCCGGCTCACTTAAGGTATACAAGATGAATATTGCCAAGAATGGGACCCATAGTCCTGGCGCTGAGGTGGACGGCAATGAGTTCAGCTATAGCGTGGGAAGCGGCAATGAGCTGAGGGTTGATTTTGACAAAGCCATTAATTCGCCTTATTATATCGTATTCAAAACCAGCCTGGCCGGACAGCTAATTGGAACCAAGGTTCTCAATACAGCCAAGCTGCTGGATGGCACCATGAAGGTCTCCGAGGATTTAAATGCCAGGGTAGATATCCCGCACGGGAATGAATATGTGTTCAAAGACGGCGCGCAGAATGGAGATAAGCTGAACTGGACCATTGCGATCAACCGGACCCAGTCCCATGTAAAAGATGCCGTGATCACCGATGTGCCAAGCACGAATCAGATCCTGCTGCCGGACAGCTTCCAGCTGTACCGTACGGTTACGGCCGTGAACGGCGAAGTGACAAAAAGCGGGCCTGCACTTCAGAAGGATACCGATTACACCTTAACGATCAGCGCCGATGCACAGGGACGTCAGTCCTTCGTCCTAAGCTTCCCTGGTGACATCCATTCCGCTTATGTGCTGGAATATCAGTCGCTGATCGTAGCGAACACTGGCGATAAGCTGGTCAACTCTGTAAGCTTCACCGGCAATAATGTCAAGCTTATCATGAAGGAGACGAGCAAGGAGATTATCGTGGGAGTATCCAGTGGTTCGGGAACAGGCAGCGGCGTCAGAGGGACGCTTAATGTCTTCAAGCTGGAAGCAGGGGATGTTGCCAAACCGCTGGCGGGAGCTACCTATGAGCTATACCGCCTGAACGGAAGTGACCGGGTGCTGGTAAATACCCGCACCACAGATGCAGCAGGCATCGCCGCGTTCAACAATCTATGGCTGGGCAGCTATGTCCTGATTGAAACGGTTGCACCACAAGGCTATGTGCTTGATTCCACCGAGCATCCGGTGACGATCGGCTCATCGGCCGTGCTGAATGTTACCTTGTATAATAAGCTGGCGGAGCAGCCAACGCCGACAGTGACTCCAGTACCGACTGAGACACCAACGCCGACTGTAACTCCGGTGCCGACTGAGACACCAGTAGAGACCACAATTCCGACTACAGTCCCTACTACAGTTCCTACTACAGTTCCAACGGCAGTTCCTACAGATTCTACGGGGCCAGAGGCTACACCTGTTCCGACAACGCCTGCTGGAGGACCGGTATTTACTCCGGTGCCCACACCAGCGGGAACATTCGAACCAGGGGTCATTATCGATGATTCGCAGATTCCTGCAGGACCAGGCTTGCCGGGAACACCGCAGCCTTCTGCACCAGCACCAACGGTGACTCCAGCACCGGCAGCACCTGAAGTGGTGACGCCAATCGACGATAATATCCCGCTGGGCAATCCGGAGGTAGATGTTGAAGACGAGGAGGTTCCGCAGGGAACGGTCTCGGGTACAAACGACGGCAGCGGCAGACTGCCGCAGACCGGAGAGAGCAGCCCGCTGCCTATCTACCTGACGGGTGCTGGCCTGATCGTGGGCGGCCTCATCCTCAGCCTGGTATTCCGCAGAACACGCAAGCAGGAATAG